One window of Ralstonia pickettii DTP0602 genomic DNA carries:
- a CDS encoding N5-glutamine S-adenosyl-L-methionine-dependent methyltransferase (K02493: hemK, prmC; release factor glutamine methyltransferase [EC:2.1.1.-]) — protein MSSPNSAALPATPTLREAQTLAAMTGLPALEARMLLTHVTGLNRTQLITRDTDTLTIAQRDAFATLLARRLAGEPMAYLIGEREFFGRKFRVTPDVLIPRPDTEIAAEAALARLADVPHPQVLDLGTGSGILAVTLARERRDAQVWATDISPGALMVAQDNASALGADRIHFLVSDWYGALPPGLRFHLIISNPPYIAAGDPHLAEGDLRFEPIDALTDHEDGLSDLRAIVGGAGARLLPGGWLLMEHGFDQAQATRKLLEAAGFTEVFTARDLAGQERCTGGRWPRTPA, from the coding sequence ATGTCCTCCCCCAACTCCGCCGCACTGCCGGCGACGCCGACGCTGCGCGAAGCCCAGACCCTGGCTGCCATGACCGGCCTGCCGGCGCTGGAAGCGCGCATGCTGCTGACGCACGTCACCGGGCTGAACCGCACCCAGCTGATCACGCGCGACACCGACACCCTCACCATCGCCCAGCGCGACGCCTTTGCCACGCTGCTGGCGCGGCGCCTGGCCGGCGAGCCGATGGCCTATCTGATCGGCGAGCGTGAATTCTTCGGCCGCAAGTTCCGCGTCACGCCCGATGTCCTGATCCCGCGGCCCGATACCGAGATCGCGGCGGAAGCGGCGCTGGCCCGGCTGGCCGACGTGCCGCACCCGCAGGTGCTGGACCTGGGCACGGGCTCGGGCATCCTGGCCGTCACGCTGGCGCGCGAGCGCCGCGATGCACAGGTGTGGGCCACCGATATCTCGCCCGGTGCGTTGATGGTGGCGCAGGACAACGCCAGCGCACTCGGCGCGGACCGCATCCACTTCCTGGTCTCGGACTGGTATGGGGCGCTGCCGCCGGGCCTGCGCTTTCACCTGATCATCAGCAACCCGCCCTATATCGCCGCGGGCGACCCGCACCTGGCCGAGGGCGACCTGCGCTTCGAGCCGATCGACGCGCTGACCGACCACGAGGACGGCCTGTCCGACCTGCGCGCCATCGTCGGCGGCGCCGGCGCGCGGCTGCTGCCCGGCGGCTGGCTGCTGATGGAACATGGCTTCGACCAGGCGCAGGCCACCCGCAAGCTGCTGGAAGCCGCCGGCTTCACCGAAGTCTTCACCGCGCGCGACCTGGCGGGGCAGGAACGCTGCACCGGCGGGCGCTGGCCCCGAACACCGGCCTGA
- a CDS encoding glutaredoxin (K07390: grxD, GLRX5; monothiol glutaredoxin): protein MSDVQQKIDQIVKGNPVVLFMKGTAQFPMCGFSGRAIQILKACGVDAPTTVNVLDDEGIRQGIKEYANWPTIPQLYVNGEFIGGSDIMMEMYQNGELQTLLKG from the coding sequence ATGAGCGACGTGCAGCAAAAGATCGACCAGATCGTCAAGGGCAACCCGGTGGTCCTGTTCATGAAGGGCACCGCGCAGTTCCCGATGTGCGGCTTCTCGGGCCGCGCCATCCAGATCCTGAAGGCCTGCGGCGTGGACGCGCCGACCACGGTCAACGTGCTGGACGATGAAGGCATCCGCCAGGGTATCAAGGAATACGCCAACTGGCCCACCATCCCGCAGCTCTACGTGAACGGCGAGTTCATCGGCGGCTCGGACATCATGATGGAGATGTACCAGAACGGCGAGCTGCAAACCCTGCTGAAGGGCTGA
- a CDS encoding 3-octaprenyl-4-hydroxybenzoate carboxy-lyase (catalyzes the formation of 2-octaprenylphenol from 3-octaprenyl-4-hydroxybenzoate~K03186: ubiX; 3-octaprenyl-4-hydroxybenzoate carboxy-lyase UbiX [EC:4.1.1.-]), whose protein sequence is MPVTGAPPQRLIVAITGATGAIYGVRLLQVLRAAPSVETHLLISPAGVMNLQHELDISRAEVEALAGVVHNVRDIGATIASGSFRAHAMVVAPCSMRTLAAIAHGLSDNLITRAADVTLKERRKLVLMVRETPLNLAHLRNMTAVTEMGGIVFPPVPGFYQKPQSIAELVDHTVGRVLDLVDLPEIGQTLTPSWGGLNARPGDAAGGN, encoded by the coding sequence ATGCCCGTGACCGGCGCCCCGCCGCAGCGGCTGATCGTCGCCATCACGGGCGCCACCGGCGCCATCTACGGCGTGCGCCTGCTGCAGGTGCTGCGCGCGGCGCCGTCGGTGGAAACGCACCTGCTGATTTCTCCCGCGGGCGTGATGAACCTGCAGCACGAGCTGGATATCAGCCGTGCCGAGGTGGAAGCGCTCGCCGGCGTCGTGCACAACGTGCGCGATATCGGCGCCACCATCGCCAGCGGCTCGTTCCGCGCGCATGCGATGGTGGTGGCCCCCTGCTCGATGCGCACGCTCGCCGCGATCGCGCACGGCCTCTCCGACAACCTGATCACGCGCGCAGCCGACGTCACGCTCAAGGAGCGGCGCAAGCTGGTTTTGATGGTCAGGGAAACGCCGCTGAACCTGGCGCATCTGCGCAATATGACGGCGGTGACGGAAATGGGCGGGATCGTGTTCCCGCCGGTGCCGGGCTTCTACCAGAAGCCGCAAAGCATTGCCGAACTGGTCGATCATACGGTCGGCCGCGTGCTGGACCTGGTCGACCTGCCCGAGATCGGCCAGACGCTCACGCCCAGCTGGGGCGGACTGAATGCCCGTCCCGGTGACGCGGCAGGCGGCAACTGA
- a CDS encoding aldehyde dehydrogenase (K00128: E1.2.1.3; aldehyde dehydrogenase (NAD+) [EC:1.2.1.3]) — translation MKAQQFAASWDSIGLPRPWQEGTPAGTVTVRSPVDGEAIGHVPACTPAQADALIARAHAAQSTWALLPAPARGEIVRRFGEVLREHKQALGRLVSLETGKILQEGLGEVQEMIDICDFAVGLSRQLHGLTIASERPQHAMRETWHPYGLCGVISAFNFPVAVWAWNSALALVCGNGVIWKPSEKATLCALAAQGLLDRVLAAVAPQHSGISVVLPGGRMLGNHLVSHPAVRLVSATGSTRMGREVGIACAGQFKRSILELGGNNAAIVAPSADIELAVRAITFAAAGTAGQRCTTLRRCFIHADLMDTMASRLITVFDRLPVGDPLEDGTLLGPLIDNTAGEAMANALAACRAQGNIVTGGERLLADRFPHACYVRPALVMTDEQHDTMLTETFAPILYLMPYTTFDEAIALNNAAAHGLSSCIFTESMREAERFISSAGSDCGIANVNIGTSGAEIGGAFGGEKATGGGRESGSDAWKGYMRRATNTVNYGDSLPLAQGVRFEI, via the coding sequence ATGAAAGCGCAACAGTTCGCTGCCAGCTGGGATTCGATCGGCCTGCCGCGGCCCTGGCAGGAGGGCACGCCGGCCGGCACCGTGACCGTGCGCTCGCCGGTGGACGGCGAGGCCATCGGCCATGTGCCCGCCTGCACGCCGGCACAGGCCGATGCGCTGATCGCGCGCGCCCACGCGGCGCAGAGCACCTGGGCGCTGCTGCCCGCGCCGGCGCGCGGCGAGATCGTGCGGCGCTTCGGCGAGGTGCTGCGCGAACACAAGCAGGCGCTGGGCCGGCTGGTGTCGCTCGAGACGGGCAAGATCCTGCAGGAAGGGCTGGGCGAGGTGCAGGAGATGATCGATATCTGCGACTTCGCGGTCGGGCTGTCGCGCCAGTTGCACGGGCTGACCATCGCTTCCGAGCGCCCGCAGCACGCGATGCGCGAGACCTGGCACCCCTACGGGCTGTGCGGCGTGATCTCGGCCTTCAACTTCCCGGTGGCGGTATGGGCGTGGAACTCGGCGCTGGCGCTGGTGTGCGGCAACGGCGTTATCTGGAAGCCCTCGGAGAAGGCCACGCTGTGCGCGCTGGCTGCGCAGGGGCTGCTCGACCGCGTGCTGGCGGCGGTGGCGCCGCAGCACAGCGGCATCTCGGTGGTGCTGCCGGGCGGGCGGATGCTGGGTAATCACCTGGTATCGCACCCGGCGGTGCGGCTGGTCAGCGCCACCGGCTCGACCCGGATGGGGCGCGAGGTCGGCATCGCCTGCGCCGGGCAGTTCAAGCGCAGCATCCTGGAGCTGGGCGGCAACAACGCGGCCATCGTGGCACCGTCCGCCGACATTGAACTGGCCGTGCGCGCGATCACCTTCGCGGCGGCGGGCACGGCAGGCCAGCGGTGTACCACGCTGCGCCGCTGCTTTATCCACGCCGACCTGATGGACACCATGGCCAGCCGGCTGATCACCGTGTTCGATCGCCTGCCCGTCGGCGACCCGCTCGAGGACGGCACGCTGCTTGGCCCGCTGATCGACAATACCGCCGGAGAGGCCATGGCCAATGCGTTGGCCGCGTGCCGCGCGCAGGGCAATATCGTCACCGGTGGCGAACGGCTGCTGGCCGACCGCTTTCCGCACGCGTGCTACGTGCGACCCGCGCTGGTGATGACCGACGAACAGCACGACACCATGCTGACCGAGACCTTCGCGCCGATCCTGTACCTGATGCCGTACACCACCTTCGACGAGGCGATCGCGCTGAATAATGCCGCGGCGCACGGGCTATCGTCTTGCATCTTCACGGAATCGATGCGCGAGGCGGAACGCTTCATCTCGTCCGCGGGCAGCGACTGCGGCATTGCCAACGTCAACATCGGCACCAGCGGGGCGGAGATCGGTGGCGCGTTCGGCGGCGAGAAGGCAACCGGCGGCGGGCGCGAGTCAGGGTCGGATGCGTGGAAGGGGTATATGCGCAGGGCGACCAATACGGTCAACTATGGCGATTCGTTGCCGCTGGCACAGGGGGTAAGGTTCGAGATCTGA
- a CDS encoding saccharopine dehydrogenase translates to MQPSNLGRQGPRDLPKATRPLHVTVLGAGKIGRTIAAMLHDSGDYRVSVVDHDARRLDGLPRGVLARAGDPTEPGTCAALLAGADAVLNALPFHAAISVASVAARLGVHYFDLTEDVAATQAIRALAQGARSVLMPQCGLAPGFIGVVGHDLAQRFLRGGGGLLDLQMRVGALPRYPSNALKYNLTWSTEGLINEYCNPCEAIVDGRRVELPALEGLESFALDGIEYEAFNTSGGLGTLPETLAGRARNVDYKSIRYPGHCTLMKLLLNDLRLRERREWLRDIFDRAIPVTEQDVVIVFATATGYPAGGERGRGPLTQASFSARIGGVDGKGGHVNAIQLTTAAGICTALDMVATGALPQSGFVRQEQMPLDAFLANRFGRHYTQHPLQEMHV, encoded by the coding sequence ATGCAACCCTCGAACCTGGGCCGGCAGGGCCCGCGCGACCTGCCCAAGGCGACCCGCCCGCTGCACGTGACGGTGCTGGGCGCGGGCAAGATCGGCCGCACCATCGCGGCGATGCTGCATGACAGCGGCGACTACCGCGTCAGCGTGGTTGACCATGACGCGCGCCGGCTGGACGGCCTGCCGCGCGGCGTGCTGGCGCGCGCCGGCGACCCCACCGAGCCGGGCACCTGCGCCGCGCTGCTGGCCGGCGCCGATGCCGTACTCAACGCGCTGCCGTTCCATGCCGCCATCAGCGTGGCCTCGGTCGCGGCGCGCCTGGGCGTGCATTACTTCGACCTGACCGAGGATGTGGCCGCCACCCAGGCCATCCGCGCGCTGGCGCAGGGCGCGCGCTCGGTGCTGATGCCGCAGTGCGGGCTGGCGCCCGGCTTTATCGGCGTGGTCGGGCACGACCTGGCGCAGCGCTTCCTGCGCGGCGGCGGCGGCTTGCTCGACCTGCAGATGCGTGTCGGCGCGCTGCCGCGCTACCCCAGCAACGCGCTCAAGTACAACCTGACCTGGAGCACCGAGGGACTGATCAACGAGTATTGCAACCCCTGCGAGGCCATCGTCGACGGCCGCCGCGTGGAGTTGCCGGCGCTGGAGGGGCTGGAGAGTTTCGCGCTGGACGGTATCGAATATGAGGCCTTTAATACATCAGGCGGCCTCGGCACGCTGCCCGAAACGCTGGCCGGGCGCGCACGCAATGTCGACTACAAGTCCATCCGCTATCCCGGCCACTGCACGCTGATGAAGCTGCTGCTCAACGACCTGCGCCTGCGCGAACGCCGCGAATGGCTGCGCGATATCTTCGACCGCGCCATCCCGGTCACCGAGCAGGACGTGGTGATCGTGTTCGCCACCGCCACCGGCTATCCGGCCGGCGGCGAACGGGGGCGCGGGCCGCTGACGCAGGCTTCGTTCTCGGCGCGCATCGGCGGGGTGGACGGCAAGGGCGGGCATGTCAACGCGATCCAGCTGACCACCGCTGCGGGCATCTGCACCGCGCTGGACATGGTGGCGACCGGCGCACTGCCGCAGTCCGGCTTCGTCCGGCAGGAGCAGATGCCGCTCGACGCCTTCCTGGCCAACCGCTTCGGCCGCCACTACACGCAGCACCCGCTACAGGAGATGCATGTATGA
- a CDS encoding AsnC family transcriptional regulator — MTELDATDRHLLSRLQANARESAANLARHLGIARTTVVARIARLERSGVIAGYGVRLGQKMEDNAILAYCGLSVQPKAAPAILRALQRLPEIEEVNSVSGPVDYLVAIRCDTHDRLDRLLDEIGMLDGVNHTTTSIVLARKLDRRRAAG; from the coding sequence ATGACAGAACTCGACGCCACGGACCGCCACCTGCTGTCACGCTTGCAGGCCAATGCGCGCGAAAGCGCCGCCAACCTCGCCCGGCACCTGGGTATCGCCCGCACCACCGTGGTCGCGCGCATCGCGCGGCTGGAGCGCTCGGGGGTGATCGCCGGCTACGGCGTGCGGCTGGGTCAGAAGATGGAAGACAACGCGATCCTGGCCTACTGCGGCCTGTCGGTGCAGCCCAAGGCCGCGCCTGCGATCCTGCGTGCGCTGCAGCGGCTGCCAGAGATCGAGGAGGTCAATTCCGTCAGCGGGCCGGTCGACTACCTGGTGGCGATCCGCTGCGACACACATGACCGCCTCGATCGGCTGCTGGACGAGATCGGCATGCTCGACGGCGTCAACCACACCACCACCTCGATCGTGCTGGCGCGCAAGCTCGACCGCCGGCGCGCTGCCGGCTGA
- a CDS encoding dihydrodipicolinate reductase (K00215: dapB; 4-hydroxy-tetrahydrodipicolinate reductase [EC:1.17.1.8]), with product MNNPIRVAVGGVTGWAGGELARGVAHAADMTLVAGLSRGAAGQPLAQLTGHADTPGVAAASIEALGETPYDVYVEYTKPAIAKHNILQALAHGAHVVVGTSGLTDEDYAEIDAAARKADRGVLACGNFAITVVLLQKFAEMAARHLEHWEIIDYAKAGKVDVPSGTVRELAYRLGQVKTAAQVVPVDQVNGPMETRGATMSGTQVHAVRLPGYQLGVEVIFGADGQRLHLKHEAGDGSTPYVAGALLAIRKVHTVRGVVRGLDKVMEGL from the coding sequence ATGAACAATCCGATCCGTGTCGCCGTGGGCGGCGTGACCGGCTGGGCCGGCGGCGAACTGGCGCGCGGCGTGGCGCACGCGGCGGACATGACGCTGGTGGCCGGCCTGTCGCGCGGCGCCGCCGGGCAGCCGCTGGCGCAGCTGACCGGCCATGCCGATACCCCGGGCGTGGCCGCCGCCAGCATCGAGGCACTGGGCGAGACACCCTATGACGTCTACGTCGAATACACCAAGCCGGCGATCGCCAAGCACAACATTTTGCAAGCGCTGGCGCATGGTGCGCACGTGGTGGTGGGCACCTCCGGGCTGACCGACGAGGACTATGCCGAGATCGACGCAGCCGCGCGCAAGGCCGACCGCGGCGTGCTCGCCTGCGGCAATTTCGCCATCACGGTGGTGCTGCTGCAGAAGTTTGCCGAGATGGCGGCGCGCCACCTGGAGCACTGGGAGATCATCGACTACGCCAAGGCCGGCAAGGTCGACGTGCCTTCGGGCACGGTGCGCGAGCTGGCCTACCGGCTCGGCCAGGTCAAGACCGCGGCGCAGGTGGTGCCGGTCGACCAAGTCAACGGTCCGATGGAAACCCGCGGCGCCACCATGTCCGGCACGCAGGTACATGCGGTGCGACTGCCGGGCTACCAGCTTGGCGTGGAGGTGATCTTCGGCGCCGACGGGCAGCGCCTGCACCTGAAGCACGAGGCTGGCGACGGCTCCACGCCCTATGTCGCCGGCGCGCTGCTGGCGATCCGCAAGGTCCATACCGTGCGCGGCGTGGTGCGGGGGCTGGACAAGGTGATGGAAGGTCTCTGA
- a CDS encoding signal peptide protein codes for MKFPVAGLALAGLLGAATGAIAAPASAAAAKPASPSSAKSAAQSETSALAPMLGMLEIGNPLPALPDCADKRTPDGRDVTGFCVELKGDGLMRQVGVPRDKRPAFMDGPHVVAFVDRNALVGLIVPTAGANSQQAAADSVTALYGKPFRQEQVDMRDKGGKTVKTLHAGWMQKPLTVELYAMPEDPNTGTIEMLLPQARVLMAEKDAEIDNKLNPAPASAPAAKPAKPAPKPAAKPEKPGSW; via the coding sequence TTGAAATTCCCCGTTGCCGGGCTGGCGCTTGCCGGCCTGCTGGGCGCCGCCACTGGCGCCATCGCCGCACCTGCTTCCGCGGCTGCCGCCAAGCCTGCTTCTCCGTCATCGGCCAAGTCTGCGGCCCAGTCCGAAACCAGCGCGCTGGCGCCAATGCTCGGCATGCTGGAAATCGGCAACCCGCTGCCGGCCTTGCCAGATTGCGCCGACAAGCGCACGCCCGACGGCCGCGATGTCACCGGGTTTTGCGTCGAACTGAAGGGCGACGGCCTGATGCGCCAGGTCGGCGTGCCGCGCGACAAGCGCCCCGCCTTCATGGATGGCCCGCATGTGGTGGCCTTTGTCGACCGCAACGCGCTGGTCGGTCTGATCGTGCCGACCGCCGGCGCCAACTCGCAGCAGGCCGCGGCCGACAGCGTCACGGCGCTGTATGGCAAGCCGTTCCGCCAGGAACAGGTCGACATGCGCGACAAGGGCGGCAAGACCGTCAAGACGCTGCACGCGGGCTGGATGCAGAAGCCGCTGACCGTGGAGCTGTACGCGATGCCGGAAGATCCCAACACCGGCACCATCGAGATGCTGCTGCCGCAGGCGCGCGTTCTGATGGCGGAGAAGGACGCTGAGATCGACAATAAACTCAATCCGGCGCCGGCTTCCGCGCCGGCCGCTAAGCCTGCCAAGCCGGCGCCCAAGCCGGCCGCCAAGCCGGAGAAGCCGGGCAGCTGGTAA
- a CDS encoding chloride channel protein, with the protein MTEREPTDPKDPNSADPASPDPANRPDPQARPDASSDASPLPPDPRLLHKLSRRARVAARRKSRQAGRISRTTLRYTVFMFGAGCVGLFSLVFAWIAEVALRWNQQLTQATPWLAFVMLPFGLAALRWLTIRLAPQARGSGIPQVIAAVTLPPAGAAQTVLVSLRQSMWKVVLTALALLAGASVGREGPSVQVGAAAMLAWGRWCQEKLRFRIGFHPNALIVAGAAGGLAAAFNTPLAGVVFAIEELGRGTAVRWDRLVLSGVLTAGFVSLALLGNNPYFVVKVPMLVLHDAWGPVLLCALINGVLGGLFAKALIGGVPGLLPAHWRAWPTQHPVWVAFGCGLVVAVLGVATAGATFGTGYEQASALINGESHATQWFGVAKLVATVVSYFAGIPGGIFTPAVAIGAGIGENVAHFVTGMAEPRVLALVSMAAFLAAATQAPITASVIVMEMTRTQDLTVFLLAAALLASFISRQFSPHPFYHRAGRAFRREALMLVRKAPAG; encoded by the coding sequence ATGACCGAGCGCGAGCCCACCGATCCCAAAGATCCGAATTCCGCCGATCCCGCTTCCCCGGATCCCGCCAACCGCCCGGATCCGCAGGCGCGCCCCGACGCCAGTTCCGACGCCAGCCCCCTGCCCCCCGATCCCCGCCTGCTGCACAAGCTCAGCCGCCGCGCCCGCGTGGCCGCCAGGCGCAAGTCGCGCCAGGCGGGGCGCATCTCGCGCACCACGCTGCGCTACACGGTGTTCATGTTCGGCGCCGGCTGCGTGGGGTTGTTTTCGCTGGTGTTTGCCTGGATCGCCGAAGTCGCGCTGCGCTGGAACCAACAACTGACCCAGGCGACCCCGTGGCTGGCATTCGTGATGCTGCCGTTCGGGCTGGCCGCCTTGCGCTGGCTGACGATCCGCCTGGCGCCGCAGGCGCGCGGCAGTGGCATCCCGCAAGTGATCGCAGCGGTCACGTTGCCGCCCGCGGGCGCCGCACAGACCGTGCTGGTGTCATTGCGGCAATCGATGTGGAAGGTGGTGCTGACCGCGCTGGCGCTGCTGGCGGGCGCCTCGGTCGGGCGCGAGGGGCCTTCGGTGCAAGTTGGGGCGGCGGCCATGCTGGCCTGGGGCCGCTGGTGCCAGGAGAAGCTGCGCTTTCGCATCGGCTTCCATCCCAACGCGCTGATCGTCGCCGGCGCGGCGGGCGGGCTGGCCGCGGCCTTTAACACGCCGCTCGCGGGCGTGGTGTTCGCCATCGAGGAACTCGGCCGCGGCACCGCGGTGCGCTGGGACCGGCTGGTGCTGTCCGGCGTGCTGACCGCCGGCTTCGTGTCGCTGGCGCTGCTGGGCAACAACCCGTATTTCGTGGTCAAGGTGCCGATGCTGGTGCTGCATGACGCGTGGGGCCCGGTGTTGCTGTGCGCGCTGATCAACGGCGTGCTGGGCGGGCTGTTCGCCAAGGCGCTGATCGGCGGCGTGCCCGGACTGCTGCCCGCGCACTGGCGCGCCTGGCCGACGCAGCATCCGGTGTGGGTGGCGTTCGGCTGCGGGCTGGTGGTGGCGGTGCTCGGCGTGGCCACCGCGGGCGCGACCTTCGGCACCGGCTACGAGCAGGCCTCGGCGCTGATCAACGGGGAATCGCATGCCACGCAGTGGTTCGGCGTCGCCAAGCTGGTGGCGACTGTGGTGTCCTACTTTGCCGGCATCCCGGGCGGCATCTTCACGCCGGCGGTGGCCATCGGCGCCGGCATCGGCGAGAACGTGGCGCACTTTGTCACCGGCATGGCCGAGCCGCGCGTGCTGGCACTGGTGTCGATGGCAGCGTTCCTGGCCGCGGCCACGCAGGCGCCGATCACCGCCAGCGTGATCGTGATGGAGATGACGCGCACGCAGGACCTGACGGTGTTCCTGCTGGCGGCGGCGTTGCTTGCTTCGTTTATCTCGCGGCAGTTCTCGCCGCACCCGTTCTACCATCGCGCCGGCCGTGCGTTCCGGCGCGAAGCGCTGATGCTGGTACGCAAGGCGCCGGCGGGCTGA
- a CDS encoding ABC transporter substrate-binding protein, with translation MHSSRSGWRTWLAATAAGAGCALALWGGAAQAAYPDRPIKLVVPYTPGGSTDQFGRALADGMSRQLGQTVVVENRPGAATMIGTNSVARAPADGYTMVLATNGSMVLNPMLYKKITYDPPKDFKIFTIGAEVPLVVVTNTQVPASNIREFAAYAKSAGGKLNYASVGLGNALQLATEMLKTELGIHVTHVPYNGSAPALAALLANDVQLMVDVVSTSLPHIKGGKLKALAVTGRTRLDVLPNVPTVAESGYPNFQAATWFGLAVPAQTPADAVARLQAAASHVLKDPQFRSTFNALGLIVQPPRSQAEIDRYIEADREHWGKVIRANNITLD, from the coding sequence ATGCACAGCAGCAGAAGCGGATGGCGCACATGGCTCGCCGCCACGGCGGCGGGCGCGGGATGTGCGTTGGCCTTGTGGGGCGGCGCGGCGCAGGCCGCCTATCCCGACCGGCCGATCAAGCTGGTGGTGCCGTACACGCCCGGCGGCTCGACCGACCAGTTCGGACGCGCCCTGGCCGATGGCATGTCGCGCCAGCTCGGCCAGACCGTGGTGGTGGAGAACCGCCCGGGCGCCGCCACCATGATCGGCACCAACAGCGTGGCGCGCGCGCCCGCCGACGGCTACACCATGGTGCTGGCCACCAACGGCAGCATGGTGCTCAACCCGATGCTGTACAAGAAGATCACCTACGATCCGCCCAAGGACTTCAAAATCTTCACCATCGGCGCCGAGGTGCCGCTGGTGGTGGTGACCAACACCCAGGTGCCGGCCAGCAACATCCGCGAGTTCGCGGCCTACGCCAAGTCGGCGGGCGGCAAGCTTAACTATGCCTCGGTGGGTCTGGGCAACGCGCTGCAGCTGGCAACCGAGATGCTCAAGACCGAGCTGGGCATCCATGTCACGCACGTCCCCTACAACGGCAGCGCGCCGGCGCTGGCGGCGTTGCTGGCCAATGATGTGCAGCTGATGGTCGACGTGGTCAGCACCTCGCTGCCGCATATCAAGGGTGGCAAGCTCAAGGCGCTGGCGGTCACCGGCCGCACGCGACTGGATGTGTTGCCGAACGTGCCGACGGTGGCCGAGAGCGGTTATCCGAATTTCCAGGCTGCGACGTGGTTCGGCCTGGCGGTGCCGGCGCAGACGCCGGCCGATGCGGTGGCCAGGCTGCAGGCTGCGGCTTCGCACGTGCTGAAGGACCCGCAGTTCCGTTCGACCTTCAACGCGCTGGGGCTGATCGTGCAGCCGCCGCGCTCGCAGGCGGAAATCGACCGTTATATCGAGGCGGATCGTGAGCACTGGGGCAAGGTGATCAGGGCCAACAACATCACGCTGGACTGA